A genomic stretch from Spirochaetota bacterium includes:
- a CDS encoding cupin domain-containing protein — protein MQEETRYLEHRRLYHDWRMLMAAEEVKVGEKIKATREAKGLALKDIADRTGFSTAFLSQLENHLISPPLGAIIKIAHSLDVEIGTLFNQVGTAPFTIVRTHERTPTSRVASKEGVRYGYSYESLAPDKINRRMEPFLVTLEPVSTQGVPYNHEGEEFLFVLEGKIEVRLGEYTDTLEPGDSIYYDSTTPHKVACAGDKPARILAVIFAS, from the coding sequence GTGCAAGAAGAGACCCGATACCTTGAACACAGGCGATTATACCACGATTGGAGAATGCTCATGGCTGCGGAAGAGGTAAAGGTCGGCGAAAAGATCAAGGCGACACGGGAGGCGAAAGGCCTCGCGCTCAAGGACATCGCCGACAGGACCGGGTTTTCAACCGCCTTTCTCTCCCAGCTCGAAAATCACCTGATATCGCCGCCGCTGGGCGCCATAATCAAGATCGCGCATTCGCTCGACGTGGAGATCGGCACCCTGTTCAACCAGGTGGGGACCGCCCCTTTCACCATCGTGCGCACGCACGAACGCACGCCCACCTCGCGCGTCGCGTCCAAGGAAGGGGTCCGATACGGATATTCCTACGAATCGCTCGCCCCGGACAAGATCAACCGGCGCATGGAACCCTTCCTGGTCACCCTGGAACCGGTCTCCACGCAGGGCGTTCCCTACAACCATGAAGGCGAGGAATTCCTGTTCGTCCTGGAGGGCAAGATCGAGGTTCGCCTGGGCGAATATACCGATACGCTCGAGCCGGGCGACAGCATTTATTACGATTCGACCACCCCTCATAAAGTGGCCTGCGCGGGGGACAAGCCGGCCAGGATACTCGCGGTGATCTTTGCGTCCTGA
- a CDS encoding amidophosphoribosyltransferase, whose amino-acid sequence MKPGCLGHYLNSYKPREECGVFGIFGTPQASNLTYLGLYRLQHRGQESAGIASSDGMHIFRYAGMGKVVDIFKEEHLESLSGHMAIGHNRYSTTGSSFLRNAQPLRADSILGPIVLSHNGNLVNAGDIRFDLERQGSIFQTSIDTEIIVHLMARSGISDFLEALIRSLKQIRGAYSLLVMNQNAIYAVRDPYGFRPLVLGKLDDAWVVASETCAFDIIDAEYVREIQPGELVEITANGVRSYFPFEKHDQALCIFEYIYFSRPDSIIFGNSVHDMRIQLGRTLAKQSPANADIVVPIPDSSTCAALGYSRESGIPYENGMIRSHYIGRTFIEPSQKIRDFGAKIKYNVVRSAVAGKKLVIVDDSIMRGTTMRKIIKMFRNAGAVEIHVRISSPPTMFPCFYGIDIPTRSELIASSHSIEEIRKYLRVESIEYLTRENMLAAIDRPEMQFCAACFDGKYPVEFRQSEDSQKYLFEDLAISGEYY is encoded by the coding sequence ATGAAACCAGGGTGTCTTGGACACTATTTGAATAGTTACAAGCCGCGCGAGGAGTGCGGCGTTTTCGGCATATTCGGAACACCGCAGGCATCCAACCTGACCTACCTGGGCCTGTACCGCCTCCAGCATCGCGGCCAGGAGTCCGCGGGGATCGCCTCCTCGGACGGGATGCACATCTTCCGTTACGCGGGCATGGGCAAGGTCGTCGACATCTTCAAAGAGGAACACCTTGAAAGCCTGTCGGGACACATGGCGATAGGGCACAACCGCTATTCGACGACGGGCTCGTCCTTTCTCAGGAACGCCCAGCCCCTTCGCGCCGATTCGATTCTGGGGCCGATAGTGCTTTCGCACAATGGGAACCTCGTGAACGCGGGGGATATCCGGTTCGACCTGGAGCGCCAGGGCTCTATCTTCCAGACCTCGATAGACACCGAGATAATCGTGCACCTCATGGCGCGCTCCGGGATAAGCGATTTTCTCGAAGCGCTCATACGCTCGCTCAAGCAGATCCGGGGGGCCTACTCGCTTCTGGTCATGAACCAGAACGCCATTTACGCCGTCAGGGATCCGTACGGCTTCCGGCCGCTCGTGCTGGGAAAGCTCGACGACGCCTGGGTGGTCGCATCCGAGACCTGCGCCTTCGACATCATCGACGCGGAATACGTGCGCGAAATCCAGCCGGGAGAGCTCGTGGAGATTACTGCAAACGGCGTGCGCTCCTACTTCCCGTTCGAGAAGCACGACCAGGCGCTGTGCATCTTCGAATACATCTACTTCTCGAGGCCCGATTCCATCATTTTCGGAAACTCGGTCCACGACATGCGCATCCAGCTGGGACGCACCCTCGCCAAGCAATCGCCCGCGAACGCCGACATCGTCGTGCCCATTCCCGATTCCTCGACCTGCGCGGCGCTGGGCTATTCCCGTGAATCGGGAATCCCCTACGAAAACGGTATGATCCGGAGCCATTACATAGGCCGGACCTTTATCGAGCCGTCGCAGAAGATCCGCGACTTCGGGGCCAAGATCAAGTACAACGTCGTGCGCTCGGCCGTGGCGGGAAAGAAGCTCGTGATCGTGGACGATTCCATCATGCGCGGCACCACGATGCGCAAGATCATAAAGATGTTCCGCAACGCGGGCGCGGTCGAGATACACGTGCGCATATCGTCCCCGCCCACCATGTTCCCGTGCTTCTACGGCATCGATATTCCCACGCGAAGCGAGCTCATCGCCTCGTCGCACTCCATCGAGGAGATTCGCAAATATCTCCGCGTCGAGTCCATCGAGTACCTCACGCGCGAGAACATGCTCGCGGCGATCGACCGCCCCGAGATGCAGTTCTGCGCGGCGTGCTTCGACGGAAAATACCCGGTCGAGTTCCGTCAGAGCGAGGACAGCCAGAAGTATCTCTTCGAAGACCTCGCCATAAGCGGCGAATACTACTGA
- a CDS encoding type II toxin-antitoxin system VapC family toxin, with protein MVLVDTSVWIEHFKKGHPRLIELLNNADVVIHPFIIGELACGTLKNRKEILNLLQTLDSSPEIALQEILRFIEMNKLQGKGIGFIDINLLASSLLSDCVLWTNDKRLHGIAHKMGIAYQG; from the coding sequence ATGGTCCTTGTTGACACATCCGTCTGGATCGAACACTTTAAGAAGGGCCATCCACGGTTGATAGAACTGCTTAACAATGCCGATGTGGTAATTCATCCTTTTATAATCGGGGAACTCGCATGCGGAACTCTTAAAAACCGCAAAGAAATCCTGAACCTGTTGCAAACACTTGATTCGTCGCCTGAAATAGCCCTTCAGGAAATATTGCGTTTTATCGAGATGAATAAACTTCAGGGTAAGGGAATAGGATTCATAGACATCAACCTTCTCGCATCCTCTTTACTATCGGATTGCGTGTTATGGACTAATGATAAGAGGTTGCATGGCATCGCTCACAAGATGGGTATAGCATATCAAGGATAA
- a CDS encoding type II toxin-antitoxin system VapB family antitoxin, with protein sequence MRTTINIDDSLIKKASSLTGIDEKTTLVRLGLEALIKKENSRRLAKLGGTEKSLTTVRRRRNDF encoded by the coding sequence ATGAGAACAACAATAAATATTGACGATTCATTAATCAAGAAGGCTTCATCTCTCACCGGAATAGACGAAAAAACGACTCTTGTCCGCCTCGGCCTTGAGGCCCTTATTAAGAAAGAGAACAGCAGGCGTCTTGCGAAGCTCGGTGGGACAGAGAAGTCATTGACTACGGTACGAAGAAGAAGGAACGATTTCTAA
- a CDS encoding PAS domain S-box protein, with the protein MNPFSLINIFSAIMCASLGVFSLRLDPRARLNRLSLATCLCFSLWGFCYAFLHAAPARDDLLFWYGLSAPGWCLFSGFALHYVLTLTGKHSLLARSWVYLALYAPGLVFTLKQITGEMYAADFIRVGFGYAEVPMTDSPWFWLFIAYQSGYALAGIVLIYLWGKRAPARREKKQARVLVVTSVSALTFAFFTDIILPAIHHFTVPALSPIFIFIWAFGIWYSIRRYRFMSINLSDVSDEVVYRMRDLLVLTDTRGIIIKTNPQIEKILGFDIRREPGTRFHALLKDGERAGRAFDAMISSRTPRFEIIGEFITSTGEFIPAEIRASIIQDEFGDPQGVVIIGSDLREKLQLRKEIRERTAAEDILRMKNAAIEKELGHAQRIQKALLPVSVPEHTCIRIGSRSDTAAAIGGDYFSFTEFDSGDLGVFICDVSGHGVSAALFLSLVKFEFDRICRICGDRPKSFMEELNRDLIVNMQNYFLTAVYGIFTFSREDDSAEFIFARGGHPAPIVHRAATGGIEELNCGGTLIGQFRSACFDETRVRLRRGDRVYLYTDGVVETRDCERRFFGVEGMMPILRDNGVASLDATLDAVIGGLTAFRGGGPVEDDIVILGFEIK; encoded by the coding sequence ATGAACCCGTTCTCTCTTATAAACATATTTTCCGCGATCATGTGCGCTTCCCTCGGGGTCTTTTCGCTGCGTCTGGATCCGCGCGCGCGGCTTAACCGGCTCTCCCTGGCCACATGTTTGTGTTTCTCACTGTGGGGATTCTGCTACGCGTTTCTTCATGCCGCGCCCGCCCGCGATGATCTCCTGTTCTGGTACGGCTTGAGCGCCCCGGGGTGGTGCCTGTTCAGCGGGTTCGCACTTCACTACGTGCTCACGCTCACCGGAAAGCATTCGCTCCTGGCCAGATCCTGGGTATACCTCGCGCTCTATGCTCCGGGCCTCGTTTTCACGCTCAAGCAGATCACCGGCGAAATGTACGCGGCGGATTTTATCCGCGTGGGGTTCGGATACGCCGAGGTCCCGATGACGGACAGTCCGTGGTTCTGGCTCTTTATCGCATACCAATCGGGATACGCGCTCGCGGGAATCGTGCTCATCTATCTCTGGGGAAAAAGGGCGCCGGCCCGGCGGGAGAAAAAACAGGCGCGCGTGCTCGTGGTCACCTCCGTTTCTGCGCTTACATTCGCCTTCTTCACCGACATCATACTGCCGGCCATACATCATTTTACTGTGCCGGCGCTTTCGCCGATTTTTATTTTCATATGGGCGTTCGGCATCTGGTATTCCATCCGGCGCTACCGCTTCATGTCCATCAACCTGTCTGACGTCTCGGACGAGGTCGTGTACCGGATGCGGGACCTGCTCGTACTCACAGATACCCGTGGAATTATTATCAAGACCAATCCCCAGATCGAAAAGATACTGGGGTTCGATATCCGGCGAGAACCGGGAACGCGCTTCCACGCCCTTTTAAAAGACGGCGAGCGGGCGGGCAGGGCGTTCGACGCGATGATAAGCAGCCGGACCCCGAGGTTCGAAATTATAGGCGAATTCATAACCTCGACGGGAGAATTCATCCCCGCGGAAATTCGTGCCTCGATCATCCAGGACGAATTCGGAGATCCACAGGGGGTGGTGATAATCGGCAGCGATCTCAGGGAGAAGCTTCAATTGCGGAAAGAGATCAGGGAGCGGACCGCCGCCGAGGACATATTACGTATGAAAAATGCCGCGATTGAAAAAGAGCTCGGGCACGCGCAGAGAATTCAAAAAGCGCTGCTGCCGGTGTCCGTCCCGGAACACACGTGCATCCGGATCGGTTCCCGGAGCGACACCGCCGCGGCGATTGGCGGCGATTATTTCTCCTTCACGGAATTCGATTCGGGGGATCTTGGCGTCTTTATCTGCGATGTTTCCGGGCATGGCGTATCCGCGGCGCTGTTTCTCTCGCTCGTCAAATTCGAGTTCGACCGGATATGCCGGATTTGCGGGGATCGCCCGAAATCCTTCATGGAGGAGCTTAACCGCGATCTTATCGTGAACATGCAAAACTACTTCCTTACCGCGGTGTACGGGATATTCACGTTTTCCCGGGAAGACGATTCGGCGGAATTCATATTTGCGCGGGGAGGGCACCCGGCCCCGATCGTGCATCGGGCCGCCACGGGGGGGATCGAGGAATTGAACTGCGGCGGAACCCTGATAGGACAATTCAGGAGCGCCTGTTTCGACGAAACAAGGGTACGCCTGCGAAGGGGCGACCGGGTTTATCTCTATACCGACGGCGTAGTTGAAACCAGGGATTGCGAAAGAAGATTTTTCGGGGTCGAAGGCATGATGCCGATACTCAGGGACAACGGCGTCGCATCGCTCGATGCGACGCTTGACGCCGTGATCGGCGGTCTGACCGCCTTTCGCGGCGGTGGTCCGGTCGAGGATGACATCGTCATCCTCGGTTTCGAGATTAAATAA
- a CDS encoding cyclic nucleotide-binding domain-containing protein, with protein MGDIKSRLSALQGEIYGGFAAMLVSLPSSIAFGIIIYSPMGAEFASRGAMAGVVGAIMLGLIAPLTGGTPGLVSAPCAPAAAVLSAFVLGVTANGTGTDIAATLPSMILLVIMACGLLQVFLGLVGGGRFIKYIPYSVVSGYLSGVGLLIILGQLPRLFSVPGGGMTLWKGLATPDAWNLQGLSVGLVTIVVMVVSQQLIRKVPAAILALVAGIASYWAFALYYPAMATLMGNSLVVGPVATGTDAFFQTIVNSYGSLASVSPSLIPTIAVTAITLAVLLSIDTLKTCLVLDAMTRSRHDSNRELFGQGIANIGSSLACGIAGAGTMGPTLVNAGSGGRRRLSGVLAGLFSVLVLLFLTSSISWVPLPALAGILVVIGARMIDFKNLYLLKHRSTRFDFLVYLAVVVTALYLNLIAAAGMGIVLSILIFLRDQMRQPVVRRKVFGNQFYSRKHRIPLQREILNARGEDILIVELQGPLFFGTSDQLMTEIEPHLEKSRYLILDMRRVAAVDYTAVHRIDQIEQTVSANGGELIFTSVPINLPTGQNVQAYLSRLGLSQAGRNIRYLGSLDEGIQWAEDRILESVNSCLGDADLPLDLAAFTFFLETDRRVIEGLNGIMEEKRYAPGEMIFGHGDEGREIFFIRKGSVRIDLPLSGGMSEHLATFGKGDFFGDMAFLVKGGRSANAVAEDEAWLYVMTRASFDALCEIDHRFGETVYLKLASALAKRLRQTDVIIKTLVEN; from the coding sequence ATGGGTGATATAAAGAGCAGGCTGTCGGCATTGCAGGGAGAGATTTACGGCGGTTTCGCCGCCATGCTCGTCTCGCTGCCGTCTTCGATCGCGTTCGGGATCATCATTTACTCGCCAATGGGCGCGGAATTCGCGTCGCGCGGGGCGATGGCGGGCGTGGTGGGCGCGATAATGCTCGGCCTGATCGCGCCGCTCACGGGCGGGACCCCGGGGCTCGTCTCCGCACCGTGCGCACCGGCCGCCGCGGTGCTTTCCGCGTTCGTGCTGGGAGTCACCGCGAACGGAACCGGCACCGATATTGCCGCAACGCTCCCCTCCATGATTCTCCTCGTAATCATGGCCTGCGGACTGCTGCAGGTGTTCCTTGGTCTCGTGGGCGGGGGTCGCTTTATCAAGTACATTCCGTACTCCGTCGTATCCGGCTACCTGAGCGGCGTGGGCCTGCTCATAATACTCGGCCAGCTTCCAAGGCTATTCAGCGTTCCCGGAGGAGGCATGACGCTCTGGAAGGGACTCGCCACGCCGGACGCGTGGAACCTGCAGGGCCTTTCCGTGGGATTGGTGACAATCGTCGTTATGGTGGTTTCACAGCAATTAATCCGCAAGGTGCCCGCGGCCATACTCGCCCTCGTCGCGGGGATTGCCTCCTACTGGGCTTTTGCGCTGTACTATCCGGCAATGGCCACCCTGATGGGAAACAGCCTCGTCGTGGGACCCGTGGCCACGGGGACGGACGCGTTTTTCCAGACGATCGTCAATTCCTACGGATCCCTCGCATCGGTAAGCCCGTCGCTTATTCCCACCATCGCGGTCACGGCGATCACCCTTGCGGTGTTGCTCTCGATCGATACATTGAAGACGTGCCTGGTGCTGGACGCGATGACAAGATCGCGTCACGATTCCAATCGCGAGCTTTTCGGACAGGGGATCGCGAACATAGGCTCGTCGCTCGCCTGCGGTATCGCGGGCGCCGGTACCATGGGCCCCACGCTGGTAAACGCGGGCAGCGGAGGGCGGCGCAGGCTCTCGGGCGTGCTTGCGGGTTTGTTTTCCGTGCTCGTGCTGCTTTTCCTGACTTCTTCCATATCGTGGGTGCCGCTGCCGGCGCTTGCGGGCATCCTCGTGGTTATCGGCGCGCGCATGATCGATTTCAAGAATTTATATCTCTTAAAACACCGCAGCACCCGGTTCGATTTCCTGGTATACCTCGCGGTGGTCGTCACGGCCCTTTACCTGAACCTGATCGCCGCGGCGGGCATGGGAATCGTTCTTTCCATACTCATTTTTCTCCGGGACCAGATGCGCCAGCCGGTAGTGCGCAGGAAAGTATTCGGAAATCAGTTCTATTCGCGCAAACACAGGATCCCGCTCCAGCGCGAAATACTCAATGCGCGCGGCGAGGACATCCTGATCGTCGAACTTCAGGGTCCGCTTTTTTTCGGCACCTCGGACCAGCTCATGACGGAGATAGAACCGCACCTCGAAAAATCGCGCTACCTCATTCTCGACATGCGGAGGGTGGCCGCGGTCGATTACACGGCCGTGCATCGCATCGACCAGATTGAGCAGACGGTAAGCGCGAACGGGGGCGAGCTTATATTCACCTCGGTCCCCATCAACCTGCCGACCGGTCAGAACGTGCAGGCGTACCTTTCGCGGCTGGGACTATCTCAGGCCGGAAGGAATATCCGCTACCTCGGCAGCCTGGACGAGGGGATTCAGTGGGCCGAGGACCGCATCCTCGAGTCCGTGAACTCGTGCCTGGGTGATGCGGACCTTCCGCTCGACCTTGCCGCGTTCACCTTTTTCCTGGAAACGGACCGGCGGGTGATCGAAGGGCTCAATGGCATCATGGAAGAGAAGCGCTACGCGCCGGGCGAGATGATTTTCGGGCACGGCGACGAGGGCAGGGAAATATTTTTTATCAGGAAGGGTTCGGTCCGAATCGACCTTCCCCTTTCCGGCGGCATGTCGGAGCACCTTGCAACCTTCGGGAAGGGCGACTTTTTCGGGGATATGGCGTTTCTCGTCAAGGGGGGCCGCTCCGCCAATGCCGTCGCGGAGGATGAGGCCTGGCTTTACGTGATGACGCGCGCCTCATTTGACGCGCTGTGTGAAATAGACCACCGCTTCGGGGAAACGGTGTACCTCAAGCTCGCGTCGGCGCTGGCAAAACGATTACGGCAGACCGATGTGATTATCAAGACGCTGGTCGAGAATTAA
- a CDS encoding endonuclease/exonuclease/phosphatase family protein: protein MGLAALVIVLVAWAWFTTYHPAAIESEKVNCAGEAPVLAPGQKLKVLSWNIQYMAGKNYVFFYDLFDGSGPDERPSPADITATFNETARVIRAEDPDVILLQEIDDGSKRTDYENQLKRLLALLPSSYACQASAWYWKAAYVPHPRIRGAVGMKLAIISKYKISSATRHQLELIPGDPVTMLFNFRRAVLEVRLPVRGGKDFAFLTTHMDAFAQGTNTMEKQTQQVRAILDTLSAEGNPWMIGGDFNLLPPGGAYEALPPDQRVYFNPKTEVELIFKAYRSVPSYAEANSPDAKRWYTHFPNDPAVKGPDRIIDYLFYSNNVNLGTHYVRRDDTLKISDHLPLVADVTVPKQ, encoded by the coding sequence ATGGGACTGGCGGCGCTCGTCATCGTGCTTGTCGCCTGGGCATGGTTTACCACCTATCATCCCGCTGCTATCGAGAGCGAAAAAGTGAACTGCGCCGGGGAGGCGCCCGTGCTCGCGCCCGGTCAGAAGCTCAAGGTGCTCAGCTGGAACATCCAGTACATGGCAGGGAAGAACTACGTATTCTTTTACGATCTTTTCGACGGCTCGGGACCCGATGAAAGGCCGTCGCCCGCCGATATTACCGCGACCTTCAACGAGACCGCCCGCGTAATCAGGGCCGAGGACCCCGACGTAATTTTGTTGCAGGAGATCGACGACGGCTCGAAACGCACCGATTACGAAAACCAGCTCAAGAGGCTGCTCGCGCTTCTCCCGTCCTCGTACGCCTGCCAGGCGAGCGCCTGGTACTGGAAGGCGGCCTATGTGCCGCACCCGCGCATCCGGGGCGCCGTGGGAATGAAACTCGCCATAATTTCGAAATACAAGATATCGTCGGCGACGCGCCACCAGCTTGAGCTTATCCCGGGCGATCCGGTCACGATGCTCTTCAATTTCCGGCGCGCGGTGCTCGAGGTCCGCCTGCCGGTCAGGGGCGGGAAGGATTTCGCGTTCCTGACCACGCACATGGACGCGTTCGCCCAGGGCACGAACACGATGGAAAAGCAGACGCAGCAGGTGAGGGCGATCCTGGACACCCTGAGCGCCGAGGGAAACCCGTGGATGATCGGCGGCGATTTCAACCTGCTTCCCCCGGGCGGCGCCTATGAGGCGCTCCCTCCCGACCAGCGCGTGTATTTCAATCCTAAAACCGAGGTCGAGCTGATATTCAAGGCATACCGGTCCGTACCCTCGTACGCCGAGGCGAACAGTCCCGATGCGAAGCGCTGGTATACCCATTTCCCGAACGATCCCGCGGTTAAGGGCCCGGACAGGATAATCGACTATTTGTTCTATTCGAATAATGTAAACCTGGGGACCCACTACGTGCGCCGCGACGACACCTTGAAAATATCGGACCACCTTCCCCTCGTCGCGGATGTGACTGTTCCGAAACAATGA
- a CDS encoding serine/threonine protein kinase, with protein MKNFFYNLTPDIILRALEQSGLEPTGHCMALNSYENRVYDLKLEDGTHVVAKFYRPGRWSREQILEEHEFLISLRDDEIPVCAPRGFADGATLHEIEGIYYAIWPRTGGRVPDELSDEVLGILGRTLARIHNMGASKNAVYRIALTGETYGLKPLAFLQENGFLPPHCAGRYADAVHEIVKLYDELRRDVPFHRIHGDCHLGNLLHGAEGWYFLDFDDFLNGPAVQDVWMMVPARDREGLRQREVFLEAYGQFREFDRSTLRLIEPLRALRYINYAAWIARRWEDPAFPRAFPHFGTVQYWEECTADLEEQIKYFHETVEDIPEGLRREQDANGKQEELTNKDYFWDWEDK; from the coding sequence ATGAAAAACTTTTTCTATAACCTCACGCCGGACATCATCCTCAGGGCCCTCGAGCAAAGCGGCCTGGAGCCCACGGGACACTGCATGGCGCTCAACAGCTACGAAAACCGGGTCTACGACCTGAAGCTCGAGGACGGCACCCACGTCGTCGCGAAGTTCTACCGCCCGGGCCGCTGGTCCCGGGAGCAGATACTCGAGGAGCACGAGTTCCTGATCTCGCTCAGGGACGACGAGATCCCGGTCTGCGCGCCGCGCGGCTTCGCGGACGGGGCGACCCTGCACGAGATCGAGGGCATCTATTACGCGATCTGGCCGCGCACGGGCGGGAGGGTGCCCGACGAGCTCTCCGACGAGGTGCTGGGCATCCTGGGCAGGACGCTCGCGCGGATCCACAACATGGGCGCCTCGAAGAACGCCGTGTACCGTATCGCCCTCACCGGCGAAACCTATGGGCTTAAGCCGCTCGCGTTCCTCCAGGAGAACGGGTTTCTTCCCCCGCACTGCGCGGGGCGCTACGCGGACGCCGTCCACGAGATCGTGAAGCTCTACGACGAACTGCGCCGGGACGTTCCCTTTCACCGGATCCACGGCGATTGCCACCTGGGGAACCTTTTACACGGCGCGGAGGGCTGGTACTTCCTCGATTTCGACGACTTTCTCAACGGTCCCGCCGTTCAGGACGTGTGGATGATGGTCCCCGCCCGGGATCGCGAGGGGCTCCGCCAGCGCGAGGTGTTCCTGGAGGCATACGGTCAGTTCAGGGAGTTCGACCGCTCCACCCTGAGGCTCATCGAGCCGCTCAGGGCGCTCAGGTATATCAACTACGCGGCCTGGATCGCGCGACGCTGGGAGGACCCCGCCTTCCCGCGCGCCTTTCCCCATTTCGGCACCGTCCAGTACTGGGAGGAATGCACCGCCGACCTCGAGGAGCAGATAAAATATTTCCACGAGACCGTGGAGGATATCCCGGAGGGACTGCGAAGGGAACAGGACGCGAACGGGAAACAGGAGGAGCTCACGAACAAGGACTATTTCTGGGACTGGGAGGACAAGTAG
- a CDS encoding cation transporter codes for MERNSEQETRERANDRSNSFAVNLGLVSNIVLAFLKVFFGMLGHSPALLADGINSTSDVAYYIATKIFLRLSVEPADHEHPYGHRQMESIASVVVGAFILSTAVAIFWNALDGVYDALVRHTPAPETPLITLGIALFTICLKIALTLVTKRIGAKTNNSAIRALAFDHINDIFASLAAAVGIYFGREGFPWVDPLAGGVVALFILRTGINIIRESALALMSTAPATELTQRITGVAKGIPEISGIERIRVHTFGQYLVVNIDICIDGSRTIRRGDEISTMLESRLVAEIDEIVDVHVHYHPGDGACEEGYGTR; via the coding sequence ATGGAACGAAACAGCGAACAGGAAACCCGCGAGCGCGCAAACGACAGGAGCAACTCCTTCGCGGTGAACCTGGGACTCGTGTCCAATATCGTGCTCGCCTTCCTCAAGGTGTTCTTCGGCATGCTCGGGCACAGCCCGGCACTCCTCGCGGACGGCATCAACTCGACCTCGGACGTGGCGTACTATATCGCGACGAAGATATTTCTAAGATTGTCGGTCGAGCCCGCGGACCACGAGCATCCCTACGGGCACCGGCAGATGGAGAGCATCGCCTCGGTGGTGGTGGGCGCGTTCATCCTGAGCACCGCGGTCGCGATCTTCTGGAACGCGCTCGACGGGGTGTACGATGCGCTCGTGCGGCATACGCCCGCGCCGGAAACCCCGCTCATTACGCTCGGGATCGCCCTTTTCACGATATGCCTGAAAATAGCGCTCACCCTGGTGACGAAGCGAATCGGCGCCAAAACCAACAACAGCGCCATCCGCGCGCTGGCGTTCGACCACATCAACGACATATTCGCATCGCTCGCCGCGGCCGTGGGCATCTATTTCGGCCGCGAGGGGTTTCCCTGGGTTGACCCGCTCGCCGGGGGCGTGGTCGCCTTGTTCATACTGCGCACGGGGATCAACATCATCCGGGAATCGGCCCTTGCGCTCATGAGCACGGCGCCTGCCACGGAGCTCACGCAGCGGATAACCGGCGTCGCGAAGGGAATCCCGGAGATCAGCGGCATAGAGCGGATACGCGTACATACGTTCGGACAATACCTCGTCGTCAACATCGACATCTGCATAGACGGTTCGAGGACCATTCGCCGTGGCGATGAAATCTCGACGATGCTTGAATCGCGCCTAGTCGCGGAAATCGATGAAATCGTGGACGTACACGTGCATTACCATCCGGGAGACGGCGCCTGCGAGGAGGGTTACGGGACGCGGTAA